CTCTAAACCCTCGGCGACCTCAGCAACATCTTTCAGACTTCTAACCCCGAGCCTTATGAGGGCTCTTAAAGCTTCGCTTCTAGAGCTGAACAAGCCGAGCCTGACTAAAAGATCCACTTGTCTAAGGTCTCCGTCGTCCAGTCTAACAGGGACGATGCGACTACCCATCTGAAATATATACGTATACATATACGTATATAACGTTTGCTGGTTTATTGAATTTCTAAGCCTTTAAGGATTAAAAATCCCGCCAACTACTTCTTACACCGAGCTCTCTTAAAGCTGAATACCTGATCGGTTTTAAATAACGACTTGACCAACTCTTTCTGAGAAGCTGGATGACGTATATCTTGAGCGTAGACGTAGGGACGACGAACGTTAAAGCCGTGGTCTTCGACCTCGAGGGGAGGCAGGTATTCAAGAGTAGCCTCAGATGCCCTGTGTACACACCTGTTGAGGGTTGGGCTGAGCAAGACCCAGACGAGGTTTTAAACAGGTCTCTGAAAGTCGTCAGAGACTGCGTCAAAGCCGTCGACGGCCGTGTGGAGGCCTTGACCTTCTCGGCTCAGCTGTATAGCGTGATGCTCGTCGATAGGAGCGGCTCCCCCTTGACGCGTATCCTAAACTGGATGGACGGTAGAAGCGTGCAGGAGGCGTCGGAGGTCTCAGAAGAAATGGACGGGTATGGGCTATACCGGAAAACGGGATGCCACATAAGCCCCATGATGCCCGTGGCTAAGCTGCTGTGGCTCAAGAGGCATAGGCCTGAAAGGTTCGGTAAGGTTTTCAAGGTCCTGGCTATGAAGGACTACATACTCTATAGGCTTCTAGGGTTGTATGTCACCGATAGGATAATCGCCTCCGCCTCGTCTCTGTTCAACATACACGAGAACCGCT
The window above is part of the Candidatus Bathyarchaeota archaeon genome. Proteins encoded here:
- a CDS encoding ribbon-helix-helix protein, CopG family; protein product: MGSRIVPVRLDDGDLRQVDLLVRLGLFSSRSEALRALIRLGVRSLKDVAEVAEGLEKLSRLEAEEGEIPIRLDGALRELLAGRDRFT